In Melitaea cinxia chromosome 4, ilMelCinx1.1, whole genome shotgun sequence, a single genomic region encodes these proteins:
- the LOC123670383 gene encoding cilia- and flagella-associated protein 99-like — MVYYYISKNVKMLRNIINDYGALKETSPCEYMKTYIEKCPETMENAKITWIVETFLSIQKHAQFFDELKTYISKELSEEDQDYFLIIIDAIVFHITPKDTPLLYKCLFNVSKPLLKTLTTLLSSDEVLSFISQVAQSYYDTSFITENIIGPLFTWKPYLKDMADKFNRYVSKIENQKIKHATVPVSPRVLNRKIKKSFFKSIQEPLLVTPPNSSRKGTKMLTKSVIDQKLKEIHDLNKQKALCLLNTVKTQNFHYANVKSEKFYSKLSSIKEEIKSEYDNTLPKLKPKVNLHSIPPVVKETATTLKRINKRIQLSEKEELQWLEDLMVNCKNTTKIEELEEYDRQERERERLLDIERKHLLGKISYEDAVIAKRKLYDENKKKYDVFLKEKRLWEEEIEKWKKNEMIKNRKQVEKLSLLELDMLHAKNINIAKKKENADNIRNESEKILSKSMKEKQEELERKINMIRELKILAMIAKKVKAPKIIDLTESSGLGLLCEMSIAELQEKLNVIKIELKEELDKKRKVIKEQKEAAKNDLEETKNAIKTFMSEREVIRKQKKNSKNVIDISSSKEINNLKKILEEKRNLRIKLTL, encoded by the coding sequence atggtttattattacatatctaaaaatgttaagatgttaagaaatattataaatgactaCGGCGCTTTAAAAGAAACATCTCCTTGCGAATACATGAAAACATACATTGAAAAATGTCCTGAAACTATGGAAAATGCAAAAATCACTTGGATTGTTGAAACATTTTTGAGCATTCAGAAACATGCACAATTCTTTGACGAGCTCAAAACTTATATTTCGAAAGAACTGTCAGAAGAAGACCAAGactattttcttattataattgACGCAATTGTTTTTCATATCACCCCTAAAGATACGCCATTACTTTATAAATGTCTATTTAATGTAAGTAAGCCGCTGCTAAAAACCTTAACGACTTTGTTAAGTAGTGATGaagttttatcatttatatcGCAAGTAGCTCAATCTTATTATGATACAAGTTTTATTACTGAAAACATAATTGGACCTTTATTTACATGGAAACCTTATCTGAAAGATATGGCGGATAAGTTTAACCGATATGTATCCAAAATTgagaatcaaaaaataaaacatgctACTGTACCTGTATCGCCGAGAGTtttaaacagaaaaataaaaaagtcgttTTTTAAATCTATCCAAGAACCATTGCTAGTTACTCCACCAAATTCTTCACGCAAGGGAACCAAGATGCTTACAAAAAGTGTTATTGATCAGAAATTGAAAGAAATCCACGATCTTAATAAACAGAAAGCTTTATGCCTTTTGAATACTGTAAAGACGCAAAACTTTCATTACGCTAATGTAAAATctgaaaaattttattcaaaattgtcGAGCATTAAAGAAGAAATTAAAAGTGAATATGACAATACGCTTCCTAAATTAAAACCAAAAGTAAATTTACATTCAATACCACCAGTCGTGAAAGAAACAGCAACTACATTGAAAAGAATCAACAAAAGAATACAACTATCAGAAAAGGAAGAACTTCAGTGGCTTGAAGATTTAATGGTTAATTGTAAAAACACCACTAAAATCGAGGAGCTTGAAGAATACGATCGTCAAGAAAGAGAAAGAGAACGATTGTTGGATATCGAAAGAAAACATTTATTAGGTAAAATATCTTATGAAGACGCAGTAATAGCGAAAAGAAAACTttatgatgaaaataaaaagaaatatgacGTTTTTCTAAAAGAAAAACGATTATGGGAAGAAGAAATtgaaaaatggaaaaaaaatgaaatgattaAAAATCGCAAACAAGTAGAAAAGTTGTCACTCTTAGAACTTGATATGCTTCAtgcgaaaaatattaatatagctaaaaagaaagaaaatgcaGATAATATAAGAAACGAGtctgaaaaaatattatcaaaatctatGAAAGAAAAACAGGAAGAATTAGAACGAAAAATTAACATGATTAGGGAACTGAAGATTTTAGCAATGATTGCCAAAAAAGTTAAAGCTCCCAAGATAATCGATTTAACAGAATCATCAGGACTGGGTTTGTTATGTGAAATGTCTATAGCAGAACTACAGGAGAAACTTAATGTGATTAAAATTGAACTTAAGGAAGAGCTTGATAAAAAGAGAAAAGTTATAAAAGAACAAAAAGAGGCTGCAAAGAATGATTTAGAAGAAACAAAAAATGCTATTAAAACCTTTATGTCTGAACGAGAAGTTAtaagaaaacaaaagaaaaattcaaaaaatgttatagATATATCTTCTtcgaaagaaataaataaccTCAAAAAAATTTTGGAAGAAAAGCGAAATTTAAGAATTAAACTTACTCTTTGA